In the genome of Vigna radiata var. radiata cultivar VC1973A unplaced genomic scaffold, Vradiata_ver6 scaffold_100, whole genome shotgun sequence, one region contains:
- the LOC106755310 gene encoding pentatricopeptide repeat-containing protein At1g69290, whose protein sequence is MGKRVASFVLPYKALFFSSTAETPSLYSFLQPSVFALTKNKQQPISEGSPKAPTCLSPSQLSTLQTTLHKSLLSSNTDEAWKSFKALTTHQAFPPKPLTNSLLSHLSSLGDTLNLKRAFASALFLMEKNPLLLQHDTLHHMLLSMKGANTAAPAFALVRSMLRFGFFVPFHVWGSVLVEISRNCGNLAAFTRLFEENCRVALEERVEFMKPDVGACNAALEGCCCELGSVSDAERIVETMSSLGVRPDEFSFGFLGYLYALKGLEEKIRELEVLMGGFGCLNKKGFYCNLIKGYVKSENLASVEATIIRFLNDGYGKDWGFGVETFCEVIKVYFQKGNIKGLANLIVKAQKIEGSNIVVDRSIGYGIVNACVSIGLSDKAHSILDEMNVQGASVGLGVYIPILKAYCKENRTAEATQLVMEISNSGLQLDVGTYDALIEASMCSQDFQSALSLFRDMREARIPDLKGSYLTIMTGLMEKHRPELMAAFLDEVVGDPRIDLGTHDWNSIIHAFCKAGRLDDARRTFRRMMFLQFEPNDQTYLSMINGYVLAEKYFLVLMLWNEVKRKLSMDGQKGIKFDHNLVDAFLYAMVKGGFFDAVMQVVEKANEMKIFVDKWRYKQAFMETHKKLRVAKLRKRNFRKMEALIAFKNWAGLNA, encoded by the coding sequence atGGGAAAAAGAGTTGCATCCTTTGTTCTTCCCTACAAAGCCTTGTTCTTCTCCTCCACCGCTGAAACCCCCAGCCTTTACTCCTTCCTCCAGCCCTCAGTCTTTGCCCTCACCAAAAACAAGCAGCAACCCATTTCAGAAGGCTCCCCAAAGGCACCAACTTGCCTCTCACCTTCCCAACTCTCCACTCTCCAAACCACCCTCCACAAGTCCCTCCTAAGCAGCAACACTGACGAGGCATGGAAGTCCTTCAAGGCACTCACCACCCACCAAGCCTTCCCTCCCAAACCCCTCACCAACTCCCTTCTCTCTCACCTCTCCTCCCTTGGTGACACCCTCAATCTCAAGAGGGCATTTGCCTCTGCTCTCTTTCTCATGGAGAAGAACCCCTTGTTGCTCCAACATGACACCCTCCACCACATGCTCCTCTCCATGAAGGGTGCCAACACTGCAGCCCCTGCATTTGCCCTTGTCAGGTCCATGCTCAGGTTCGGGTTCTTTGTTCCCTTTCATGTTTGGGGCTCTGTGCTTGTTGAGATCAGTAGGAACTGTGGTAACCTTGCTGCTTTCACGAGGCTCTTTGAGGAAAATTGTAGGGTAGCTCTTGAGGAGAGAGTTGAGTTCATGAAGCCTGATGTTGGTGCTTGCAATGCAGCACTGGAAGGTTGCTGCTGTGAGCTTGGGTCTGTAAGTGATGCTGAGAGGATTGTGGAGACAATGTCAAGTTTAGGGGTTAGGCCTGATGAGTTCAGTTTTGGGTTTCTGGGGTATTTGTATGCACTCAAGGGATTGGAAGAGAAGATTAGGGAGTTAGAAGTTTTGATGGGTGGGTTTGGCTGTTTGAACAAGAAGggtttttattgtaatttgatTAAGGGTTACGTTAAGTCTGAGAATTTGGCTTCTGTGGAGGCAACTATTATTAGATTTCTGAATGATGGATATGGGAAGGATTGGGGTTTTGGTGTTGAAACTTTCTGTGAAGTGATTAAGGTTTATTTTCAGAAGGGAAATATCAAGGGGTTGGCTAATTTGATTGTTAAAGCTCAGAAGATAGAGGGTTCAAATATTGTGGTTGATAGGTCTATAGGGTATGGAATTGTTAATGCGTGTGTTAGTATTGGACTATCTGATAAAGCACATAGTATTCTTGATGAGATGAATGTTCAGGGGGCCTCTGTGGGTCTTGGGGTCTATATACCTATCTTGAAGGCTTACTGTAAAGAAAATAGAACTGCTGAGGCTACTCAGTTGGTGATGGAGATTAGTAATTCCGGTCTTCAGTTGGATGTGGGAACCTATGATGCTTTGATAGAAGCATCCATGTGCAGCCAAGATTTTCAGTCAGCGCTTTCACTGTTTAGGGACATGAGAGAGGCAAGGATTCCTGACTTGAAAGGGAGTTACTTAACTATAATGACAGGTTTGATGGAAAAACATCGGCCTGAGTTGATGGCAGCTTTTTTGGATGAGGTGGTTGGGGATCCTAGGATTGATCTAGGTACTCATGATTGGAATTCTATCATCCATGCTTTCTGTAAGGCTGGGAGACTTGACGATGCGAGAAGAACTTTTAGAAGGATGATGTTCCTGCAGTTTGAGCCAAACGATCAGACATACTTGTCTATGATTAATGGATATGTCTTAGCTGAGAAATATTTTCTGGTGCTGATGTTGTGGAACGAGGTTAAGAGGAAGCTATCCATGGATGGGCAGAAGGGGATCAAGTTTGACCATAATTTGGTTGATGCGTTCCTTTATGCTATGGTCAAGGGTGGTTTCTTTGATGCTGTTATGCAAGTTGTGGAGAAAGCTAATgagatgaaaatatttgttgataagTGGAGATACAAGCAAGCATTCATGGAGACCCATAAAAAGCTCAGGGTGGCAAagttaaggaaaagaaattttagaaaaatggaAGCACTTATTGCTTTCAAGAACTGGGCTGGCTTAAATGCCTGA